TCCGGCGCGGCGGCGATCCCGCCGGTCGCGCCGCTGGGCGAGTTCTTCGCCGGGATCGTGCCGACCAACATCGTGAAGGCCGCCGCGGCGGACGCGTTCCTGTCGCTCATCATCTTCACCCTCGTCTTCGCCTTCGCCATCGCGCGGATCGGCGCGGACGAGCGTGCGCTGATGGTCCGCTTCTTCACCGCGCTGCGCGACACGATGCTGGTGGTGATCGACTGGGTATTGTGGGTCGCGCCGGTCGGCGTCTTCGCGCTGACGCTGGTGGTGGGCGCGCGCGCGGGCACCGGGGCGTTCGGTGCGCTGGTCCATTATATCCTCACGGTCTCCGCGGTCGGGTTCGCGGTGGCGCTGATCGCCTATCCGCTGGTCCGCTTCGGCGCGCGTATCCGCCTGCGCGCCTTCACCCGCGCCGCCTTGCCCGCGCAGGCGGTCGCGATCAGCACGCAGAGCTCGCTCGCCTCGCTGCCCGCGATGCTGGAGGGCGCGCGCGCGCTGGGCGTGCCGGTGTCGACCGCGGGCGTCACGCTGCCGCTGGCGGTCGCGATCTTCCGCGCGACCGGGCCGGCGATGAACCTGGCGGTGGCGATCTACGTCGCGACCTGGTTCGGGGTGCCGCTGTCGCCCGCGACGCTGGCGATCGGCGTCGTCGTCGCGACGCTCACCTCGCTCGGCTCGGTCAGCCTGCCGGGCACGGTCAGCTACGTGAGCGCGATCGCGCCGATCGCGGGCACGATCGGCGCGCCGCTCGCGCCGCTGGGGCTGCTGGTGGCGGTGGAAACCATCCCCGACATCATGCGTACCGTCGGCAACGTCACCATGGATCTGGCGACCACCGCCTTGCTCGGGCGCGGCGCGCCGCGCGATCACGACGAAGAGGACATTCTGCCATGAAGACACGCACGC
The sequence above is drawn from the Sphingomonas adhaesiva genome and encodes:
- a CDS encoding dicarboxylate/amino acid:cation symporter; amino-acid sequence: MTQATRILLSLVVGLSAGIALAAFAPGAVPGATAVAEPIGTAWLHALQMTIVPLVVSLLVTGVAATAEAARAGRLAARAIALYVTLLFLSAVMAALLTPLFLSVAPLPAASAAALRAALSGAAAIPPVAPLGEFFAGIVPTNIVKAAAADAFLSLIIFTLVFAFAIARIGADERALMVRFFTALRDTMLVVIDWVLWVAPVGVFALTLVVGARAGTGAFGALVHYILTVSAVGFAVALIAYPLVRFGARIRLRAFTRAALPAQAVAISTQSSLASLPAMLEGARALGVPVSTAGVTLPLAVAIFRATGPAMNLAVAIYVATWFGVPLSPATLAIGVVVATLTSLGSVSLPGTVSYVSAIAPIAGTIGAPLAPLGLLVAVETIPDIMRTVGNVTMDLATTALLGRGAPRDHDEEDILP